The nucleotide sequence aaaaagaaagaagaaagaggcaACAAGATTTAGATTTTTAGATATGACTCTTATGTCATACATTATTGGACATAAACATTACTTTATTTagaattgagaattttgggtttttggatgcaactcttgtgtcattttatggttagccggttttatgcatatgaaatgtaggtatacatgaatgttgggaagcttaacatttctaaatcatgttttaatgtgtattcacttttttttttagttttggtgggtttgatgtgTTTGATGTACTAttattttgtgaacatttgatatacaaatattattggaTGATGTAATGTGTTACAAGTTAATTCATAagcattatgaaaatataagttaaatataatatgattattatatttatggacaatttACACAGGTTGGTCTTATTTATTagtaagcattacaaaaatctacaaactaatcaacaaaaaacaaccatatcttccataatcatttacaatgatgtgacaccataaattaaaGGTGATACATTTAacgtgacaccataactcaaagatgatgcatttaatatgacaccttatatatctcatacaactctatatcaaattaagtatcactaaaaatatatggtgtcacttctaaatgtgtcaccatttatctgcttTGGTGTCGCTTCGAAATATGTCACCAATTgataccctctatggtgtcagtggataaggtgacgctatattgtagtgacaccctatgtttatagtgacttattataaatgtcaccatatatcttttttcttgtagtgccATTAGTAGTCTAAGCAATCAAGCTCACTGAATCAACTCTTTCACTAGCTTATCCAAGTGTCCAGTAGCCAATCTCTAACATCATCAACTGGTGATATACATAATGCCATGCACCCAAAATACCCATAGAAAACAGAGGAGAATAACCAAGAAAACATAGcgggaagaaaaagagaaaacaaaacaaaaatgaaccAGTGAAAGCCACATTTCATGTTTCAACCAACAAACTTAGATGTAGGTGAGTGAGCCAAAATGTATTATAAATAaggatcaaaacatggttgcgaGCATTTCATAGAGGAACTAAAACGGAGTCACACTAATCTcaacaaaaccaattaaaaatgaaacatgaACACATTATGACCCAAACCAAACAATTTGAAGATCaatagtaaaaaaacaaatacatgaCATGATATCCATACCCAAGCCATCAACAAACGATACTCAAAATCAACAATGACAAGGttggaaaacaaagaaatccaaaataaaGGTACCCATAGTGGCCATACCCGAGCTCCTCAAGTGAAGCTTGTTTAGCTGCTTCTCCTCCAGCTCTCTCTTTACCCTTTTCCCCAGTTATCTCAAAACATCCAACTCACTCTCTCTCAATCTCTCCAAAATGAAGCACCCACGGATAACCTGCTCAGATCATCCAtcatttttcaatcttaagATTCTCCTCtccagaaaatgagaaaaaatcatCCCTAAAAAAAATGCTCAACTCACTTTCATTCATCTCTCATATTTCTCAgcaaaatatctccaaaacctTAACATACCCCCTCCTCCCAAAACTCCTTTatcatctctctctctaaagCTCTTTTCTCAAACGGAAATGACCTGCAAGAGCCTTTCCACCTATCACCTGCTGATTCCTTCTTCAGAAAACCACCTCCACTAATAGATGAGCTGCCACATTTTTAGTAGCCTCTCCAAAAAGGGCACGTGCTCTTCATAAACTCCTCCACCTGgccaaaaaaaaatggagataaaaATAGCCCCCAAAAATAGGAGTCTACAATAGTAAAATTTTCCACTAAAGAAATGAGCTTCAAATTATATGACAATTTCTATTGAATTtcttaataagtttaataattttcaaaaataatttgaaacttaaaagaCTTATCCAATTAGttataaattaagttaaaatatttcaaaatactaTATCACTATTTCACTATTAAATATGtgcatgtgataaaaaaaaaaaaaaacttgacttATTTGTATCtcaaaaaattttttttttttaattttttttaaataaaatattattttaaattattattattattcacttttaaaaaataattatgcttTTTGAAGgggttaatatccatatttttatataaaaatgcatattataataatattataattcatgttttactaaaaaattatttattttttaatttatttataattacaaaactatttttattttaataggacttgaattaaatttaattaatattatataaataaaatttacaatatttctataaaataaaaaaaaatatatatatataaaaataacttattcaaaagccttattttttaaaaactactaaacaaatgtttttttaacttaagaaaggtttttaaaaaacaaacataaatctTAATCATGGAATTCATATTATGGCACTGTAGACCCTACATTTTTCACGATGCATTCCCACTTGATGGAacgactcattttttatttatttgtgaaaattttgatttttttttttttaaagacttgaagtcgtcacttatttttgttttatttttaaaggaaaaaacaaaataagaaagaaaaacactaagtgtgactcctgaatgAAAAATAGGTCTGTGAAATATCAAAGTCGAGtctgggggtcaggttacctattagaaaggtatggtggtgagccatagcacccctctaagcccgtatatgtacgacctctactaaacgaattgtgacaattaattaattaattatgaatattaagaaaaataatcatataaatgagtatgtacaagtcatggtgaaaatcaatatatacaaaaataattataaaatttaattacaagaatacacaaaataaataataagagaattatgcaaaatgatttattgaactaaataaaaaaatattaaaataattagttttcaagaaatttcaaaggattttatttaaaataattttgaatgagtgatttcaatttatttatttacaaaatattttcttcaagtgatttgattcaattttcaaaaaaattatttacacttattatatcaaaataatttattactaaattttaatttgggtataaaaattatttttacttgcttttactagaaaataatgaatttttacaattttatttacaaaagtattttgattcattttcatttaaaaaaagtgatttatacaatttttttaaataactttatttgcaagagaatttttaattaaaaagaaaaaaatttcaatctcttacttctaaaaattacttttaatcctattttaattaaggaaaaagaatttatttaaaaaaaaaaaaacaaaacaattcttttggatttttctaaatgcatttttttgaatttttattaataaaaaaactttattttattaaaaagaatattttaaaattattattttattaaaacatatttactgaattattcctcttatttaaacaaaatttctgatttgttcGATATTCAGTTCtgtatatactcaataaatatatacaaacgaatatttacaagaactaatagaaataaaaccaaataaaagtaagaaataaaatatttacccAAATAAGCTTATAAAAAGTTCAATgtctttttataactttttgaaTCTCACTTTCTTCCATAAAATTCCATGCTCCATGCGTCATAAATTCGTACTTAGccaacaaaattacaaaatgagctcatgtaaaaacaaaaatagctcaaatgtaaatatctagaAATGTATAAAATTCGCAAAAGAtattcaaactcaaattcaaatttcaaattaatccaacaaatttcaccaattaaaaatgggtccaaattaacaaatataacccaataaaaatatatcacaaGTCATATaccctaatataaaattttcaaattaatagctaaaatataagctcaattaatcaaatccaaaacaagataaattaaaataaatcacatTAGGCCTAAagttaatatctcataatccaaacccaatttaatatgcaaacttatatccacaaccaaaatcaacctaatttaatatgtaaactcacatccaaaatataccacaatattgtgtcatattcaaattaaataattcaaatgaacacaatcatataaattataactaatttaacccaaattaacaaattctaaattaattcaccaataataaattagtccaaatttcatataataataataataataataataataataataataaaaataaataaataaataaataaaattaaaaaattgaagataataAGAAAATGGGGGATGGAACAGTGtcagaaataataataataataataaataaataaataaaattaaaaaattgaagataataAGAAAATGTGGGGATGGAACAGTGtcggaaataataataataataaataaaatttaaaaattgaagataaCAAGAAAATGGAGGATGGAACAGCTCGAAAATAGCGTCGGCATCACGTCGTTGGCAATGGTGACAAAGATTGTTGAAGATGGGAAGTGgtgtgaagaaagaaaatgaagagagaaaaaaataataataataaaatgaaggaAGATTGGGTGGAGTTGTGGAGTGTGTGCTGTGGGGGAGGAAgaatatggagaaaaaaatcgAGAAGGAAAAAATTTGGGGGCAACGTGTGTGGGAGttgggagaagaaaaaaaaaaggagacgGGAGAGTTGACCACTTGTGTGTGGGAGTTGGGGCAGGAAGAAGAATGAGAGGAAAtgaatagaaggaaaaaaaaaaaaatggggggtcGTTTGGGTGTTCTGGTGAGTGGTCGTGTGAAAGGAAGAAGAATGGAGGTGTGGGTGAGGTGGTCCAGCTGCTAGTATAGGAGTCGTGGAGGAAGTGTCACAACctgcacccaaccatgtagatattgttcgctttggGTCCAAGAGGGTCCTCACGGtttttaaaacgcgtctacttggttaagaggagcctctacatatatagcgtcaggaacattctcccctatccgatgtgggacatcacaaataccctcccatgcagacacaacgtcctcgttgtgtcccatgagattgcggggccaaatagacaaagccaaacaaacctccacaccggggtcggggatcggctttgataccatttgtaacgacccacacccaactgtgtagatattgtccgctttcaACCCAAGGGGgctctcacggctttaaaacgcatctacttggttaagaagagtctctacatatatagcgctacgaacttgctcccctattcgatgtgggacatcacaaatacccccccatgcagacacaatgtcctcgttgtgtcccatgggattgcgggaccaaacagacaaacccccacaccggggttggggattggctctgataccatttgtaacgacccgcacccaaccatgtagatattgtccgctttaggcccaaaggggccctcacggctttaaaacgcgtctacttggttaagagaagtctctacatatatagcgccaggaacttgcttccctatccgatgtgggacatcacaaatacccctccatgcagacacaacgtcctcgttgtgtcccatgggattgcggggccaaacagataAACACCTCTTACGAAGCCAAACAAatccccacaccggggtcggggatcggctctgataccatttgtcacgacccgcacccaaccatgtagatattgtctgctttggGCCCAAGAGGGCCCTCACGGTTTTTAAAACGCGTTTACtaggttaagaggagcctctacatatatagcgctagAAACATTCTCCCCTATTCGATGTGAGACATCATAGGAAGACCCGAAGAGAGGGAGAAAATGGTGGGAAAAAAGGGAAGAGAGGAGAGTGGGTAGGAAGAAGAGAAATGGAGTGTGGTTGTATTCACTGGGCAGTGGTGTTGGGGGtaagaaaaagatgatgaagaatGAGGGAAACAGGGCGACCAcataaaaaaagagaagaaaaaaaaaactaaaaaaaaaagaaaaaagaaaaagggaaatgccaagaaagagaagagggaagagaagagagggGATGGTCTTTGCACGTGAGGGTATGGGTGTGGTATGGGGGAGAGGTGAGGGTAGGAAGAAGAGAAATGGAAGGTAGGAAgaaagagaggagagagaaaaaaataaaaaatataataataataatcataaaataatatataaaataataaaaattaagaattaaaatgtgaatgagccaaaaaaatcaattaaaattaattaataaaattgagttcaaaattaatataaaaataaaattatgataaatttcgGGATCTATAGACATCTTTTGATATCAtatgatatttgaaatttaatttatggaCACGTGTACGGTTCCCATGTCGGGGGCGCATGCACCTCCTCGACAtaaaacttttctttctttttttttttctcaatgcaaGCTAAGAAGGAAGGTGAGATGGGTCGATCAGAGCCAGCACATGCAGTCAAAATGGTAGTCAGCCATTGTGGGCCATCCAATACAACGACAAACTTCACAATGAAATGAAATAGGGAGCCTTTGCTTTcacaaactatttttaaaaaataataaaataaaaatcccgttttataaaattcaaaattcatatatttatttaaaattttgaattatttttaaaaaattctttgtaaaaatttgaattttttatttaaaaacttcaGCCACTGATGCAACGTGTCCAAATTTGATTGGCTTGACTTGACTTCTCAAGACTCAAAAAGTATGGTCTATTTAATGGGGGGTCACCTCAGCCTAAGCTGACCAGTTCCCACTTATGGCGGAGGTCTCTGTGCCTCTAATCTCTCCAATCCCTTCACacccatttgatttttttgttttcttgttctttttatcTGCCATTTTCTCTGCGCCACTGACATTGGATAGTTAATTCTTGTAATGATTTCTAGTTTTTTGATTGATAATATTGCAGGCTACGATAATGGTGCTGAAGGACGTTGATCTAGGGTGTAAACGCTGTcacaagaagatcaagaaactGCTCAATAAAATTCCTGGTGAGAgtcttataaatataattttgaggTTGCGGGCAATGTTGAAAGGATGAAGAACTGAGTTGTTGGTTTTGAATTTGGCGTTGAATTTTATGAACAAGAGAAATACTAGACTGGACTTTCTTTGAGAAGGAAAACGCTGTGATGATCAAAGTGGTATCCAGCTCCCCTGAGAATATCAAAAAGCAGCTTCTCAGTGAAGGTGGCGAAACCATCAAGAAGATCGAGGTACTCGAGAAAAAACCTAAACCTCCAGCAGACAAGCCAAAAGGGGCCGAGGAAAAGCCACCGACTCCAGTACGAGGGTGCCCACCATTCTATCCAACTGGGGTGTGCTGTAACTGTAAGCCATGCTCTGAGGGGCGTGGTGGTAGCCCATGCCACCATGGCTGTGGGATTCCGTGCCAACCACCATCCCATGATGGATATGTGAGGCTAGTGCCATCCTTTGGTGGCTGGACTTCTGGGTGTCGCTGTAACAGAAGCTGTGGTGGTTGCCGCTGTGAAATCTTTAGTAAAGAAAATCCCACATGCACCATCCTGTGAATCATACTCCATTAATGTGATTGTCCTTGTCTGGTTCCTTAATTCCTTCTCTTAGTTGGGTGTTGAGTCAGTTCTTTCGGGCCGGTTCTTTTCTCTTCCACGACATTAAGGTTGTATAGGCCAATTGattaatattaatgtttgtgGACTAATAGATGTCGATTTCATCATCCTTAGATGATAGATTGTTCTGACCACATTCATCAAGTAAGAAATTAAAAGTCTTTCTATGACTATTTCCTTTCCATACTGTTGGATCTCACTTTCTTTTACTTTCTCAAGTTGCCTTCGACAAGTCAATTCTTCAAAAGGGCCCTTACGAAAGGTGTTTTCGataatgtttttattctttttttaagtgAATAAGCATCTAATTTTCTGTGTTTATAGTTTGAAGACACCCTAAATGGTTCAATCCTCAAAATTTTTATCTGCAGTCCACATCCAAACATTGATTACACCTTTCATTTGAAGTTTGGTAGTGGCATTACATAGTGTCATTAGGGTCAAAATCACGAAATTAAATTCTCTCATCTTGACTTCCAGATGAAGTTATCTCTAGAATTCTTTTTGTTGTATCGGCAGGTTGATCATGAGAACCATGCAGTAATATATATATCGACGACGGAGAAACATTACAACGAAGCTTCTAGTTCTAGCCACATTCCTCAGCAAGTATAAGTCGGGTTGATCCAGAATAATTCCTATAGCTGTTGATCCAACACTACTCTCTCAATCTTCAAATCGAATGAGCCTTAAGCTTCAGCTACCACACGTAGATTTCCAATGGCCAATGGAAATCCTAGTACAGTTGTTACTGTATATTCTTTTGAGGAAGCTTTGGTTGTAAATTGACATGCATTAATTAAGTAGCTGTcactataaaaaagaaaataaactacTAGAAAAAGACTTCAGAGGTCATGGACTCACCCAACGGCTTTGGATGATCCATTTAAAGTAGCACTCTATCAGTGACCAACTCGCggcatttatattttcttatctcCAAGATTCGAATCTTAGGTAGAGAACGTAATGAGGGGGACCAAGCTAGACCATTATCTTGATGATTATACGTAAAGAAATGAGGGGAGAATGCATCCATAGCATCTTAACTAATATATGGACGTCCCAACCAGGAAGAAGTGCATTTGATGAATGAATTAAGCTGCTTGAAGTTAAATATATGATATGTACCTGCAGGcaaagaaaacccaaaaaattaGAGGAAGGAAGTTGATCGAAAGCAACCggagaaataaaataaggagGTCAGCAGAAGAGGCTCGCTCTGTAGATTAATCTACTTGTGGGTGAGTATTAAGGAAGTCAGCTGCAGTCGACACAGCAGACTGTTTCATGGTCATGTGATCTCTCAATTAAACTGATACAATGACACCCTTTTATCTTCTTCACCTTTAATTTCTCTTATTCATTTAATGGGTGCTTGATAAAACAAgttacttaaaataatttcgTAACTttatttaagtcattaaataaattaaggatgttgaataaaataatttaatatataacttaaaattaataaaaaataattttaaatattaaataaaatgattaacaTATTCTTAAgtatatatctttattttatctttttactcATATTTATGCTAGTTCCTTCCATAATCCCTTTTGCTACTTTGTCACATTTACTATTACTTAACTCATTTTTTTCcgctaattataatttatgagaataaatatattattttgataatttaaaatatattttaagttaattttatcaagcaatcttaatacttaaaagtaaaaattaaataataaattttaagttattaaatgaagtataatttaatttaaagtcaacttaattAATtgagtaataagtattaaattttatcaaataccttctTAATCTGCATTCCTCTTTTCTAATGTTTGTTTATGAATAATTCAGATTTAATGTGCCCTGGAAACCTAGTCTAGCCTGGTCAAGCTTGAGAACATTAGGTGTGTCCAAGCCATTGGGGTTTGATTTTTAGGAAAACATCAAGgaaatattgatattaatgaatttttttgtaaaaataaaagatgtttCACATTCACTAAAAACTatacaaattttggatgaaagTTTTATAAATGATAGaatgattaattaataatatacatgtattaaactagtttttttttataaaaaaaatatgataatatatgATGATAAGAGAATATGTATTGATATATTTTTCCATGCTtttcaaacactaaaaaaatattttaataaaagtccTATTACTTATGCACTTGTGTaggaaatcaaaatttcaaaaataaattcaaaattgtcATTATTCAAtaacaatcttttttttttttttttttttttatgtcttttatatGGTAATTATATTCAAGTGAAATATGggcttataaataaaattttaaacatttttaaaattattatataaaaaaaaataaaggagtacattttctttttattatcattttgatcttgtatataatttcatatattttcaagtattgaaattcaataaaagatCATTTTCGTCTCCACATTGactttgattatttatttttaaagttgtaTTAAAGAGCAACCGCCATCCTTGATCCTATGGCCAAAAGCTGCTTAATCCTCGTACCAATTAACAACACCCTTCACCTCGACCTCGGCATCACTCCATCTCCAATTCTCCATGGCCTCACCATCCTACACTTCACTCAAATGTAGAGTTGGATTGCCGCCATCAAGCATTACTCCAACATGGATACTGAGGTTGGATTGCCTCCATGTGTTTGTCTTCATCATCGGTTCGTCTTCATCTCCAAGTTGTAGTAATCCCAAGTCATTTGCACAAGAAAGATGATTACATATAGTGTATTTCAGACACGTGTACTATTTGCATATGAGCGAATGATCATAATTACACTCAAcgataaaaatatcggtaataatggatatatcaatacttcgattttacggatatatcgaagatatattgacgaatattttaatacaaaatatctataaacctaaaattgatcaaaacttataaaatataaaataaaactcttaaaaataaaattaaaaatataataaatattttaaaaatgttttattgaagaaattaatatatacatatatataatattgtacgtgtcaataaaaaatataaatttgataagggTACATggtaatattgtgatatttgattataatatgtttaattttaaaatatatttaatattcaaattatgatacaatataaaataaatgatgataaatgtataatttttaatatttaaaaaatttcatttaattataaaataattataattaatttattctttaaagtattttttttaaatattttgtttatatcctaacttttgatatatatgtgTTTGATGCATGTTATTTAACAAAGAGCAAACTTGCCCTAGTGGTGTCTGTGGTGTTGGTGATCGCAATATTTTAATCACTAATTGcacccaatgatgaaaatatcggtactttgattttatggatatatcgacgaatattttggaaaaaaaatatcggtagacttaaaattgatcaaaatttataaaaatataagaaaaaaaaaacttcaaaaaaaatgtaattagaaatataatagtttggacccgcatttttcacttGCGCTCCCACTCAATTGGCATAACTCGTTTTTAttggtgaaattttgattttggaaaagtcggagtcggcacttattttattttattttaaaaaggaaaataaaacaagaaataaaaccctaaaaaatgacttcatagtttttggaaaactgtgtttttgaaaaacctaagtataggttcggggatcaggttacttattggaaaggtacctctaggaggtagtaCCCCTTTaggccctataaaggtctctactgactaagttgagggaaatgtgacaattaattggttgattgaGGATATctaggtagactaaggtgatttcaaaaaatagcatgccaaacaagatcaaatcacaataaaggagagttaggatgcgtacccgAACTatttctcaagcgctatcataaaacatcataGCATGCCAAACATCATAGTATCGAAATATaacacacaacatgtatttaatcatagcgaatcaagcatacatctaagcacctaaggatcaCATCAAGCATAAATGAAATTCACAATAACACGCGtgttcataaaatttcaaaaagtaagtgatagagagcgCACatggatagcatgcataatttgtaacgtgcttcctcaagtcgtaaggggttagataataaataataaaatacaaaaatcctaacatgtttgttatctaattagcatataaaaaatgatcaaagtatacgaaatcatcaattatcacatacatcttatatataattcctaaaaaataaatagacatgatttcaacaagtggCAAAGGTGGCAACAAAGATGAGTTTTCAAAAAACGAAGagattttatgtaggggtttcaccaattccccaattgatatacacaaatcttgCTTAGaatcatcccatttatttgggaacacaagctttgattcgtgttttgttcaaaactaaaattttcattgaaagcCAAGAAAAATGCGAACCGGTCAAAagatggttgcatattatttaagaaaatgagattttgattctaaggactctaaatgagtttttaaaatagatttttaaagagatctattgagaaaaatgctatattttaaaataagagacATTAATTTAAGAACAATAAAACGTATGAGAAACAGAATACCAAGCAAAACGATAGAAACAAAATCacgaaataaaatttttggcaACCAAGCAAACTAAAATGGTGTGAATGGAGgtcaatcttcactattttccgatggcctctgaaaagtaaattttaccaAAGACTATCTAAGCAATAAACTATTTAATCTGAAATCAATTAAAGTAATGactaatattcaagaaacatatcAATAATGAATTAGCATATGATTGATTAATCACACAAACGCATCccaactaattaaaatgaaccaaatcaaatcaaggcaaacaataattttcaatctaagaattaattttattaacgaactaatATTACGGAAAATACCTAAACTGAATCGATGAGGGAAGCTAAATCAGAATAAACTAAGGACAGTCACCTTCAAAtatagaattgattttattaataacttaaaattataaacacacctaaaataattaaaatgaatcaatttaaatgaaagcaaacttaaaacaaaatatgaattcaggGAATCTACTCTCTAAATGAAGttacattattaaaatgaaatttaggcttaaaaaaatgtttttaacactaattaaggcaagtctaaaatcaaatatttaacacttaagattaattattttaacaaacaaaaattttacaaGAGCACCTAAAcctaaagttaaataaaaacactaaccataatatattttaaaacgaGATCTCTAACCTATAGAATTAATCTTATTGACATATGGGTAAATAGAcaacacataaataaataatataatttaaaaaaaatgaattaatggaatcaattttctaaataaacttacattataaaaatgaaatctaagcttaaaatgaattaaacactaattaaagccaatctaaacttaaattcttaacacacatatcaattattttaacaaactaaaaatttaccttaaccaaaaattaaattataaaattacctgagacaaattttgaaactaaatttctaacctataaaattaaactcataaTCAAATGGATAAGTTGATAACACATAgacaaataaatatgaatgaaacaaaatatgaatgaaatgaaatatgaactcatggaattaaataatttttttaataaacatacgttactaaaataaatttgagcttaacaaacatttttaacactaaCTACgacaagtttaaaatataatacttaacacataaaaatcaatcatttcaacaaactataattttaactaaacctaaagccaattcaaaccaccttcaacagattttttttcttttttattttaaactgaATTTTTAACTCCTAGGACCAATATtactaacaaataaataaataaatagattacaAAGCTTTAAATTGgttgcaaataaataaacaaataatcaataattaaataaatcaaaactaaa is from Vitis riparia cultivar Riparia Gloire de Montpellier isolate 1030 chromosome 10, EGFV_Vit.rip_1.0, whole genome shotgun sequence and encodes:
- the LOC117924150 gene encoding uncharacterized protein LOC117924150, with product MAEATIMVLKDVDLGCKRCHKKIKKLLNKIPEILDWTFFEKENAVMIKVVSSSPENIKKQLLSEGGETIKKIEVLEKKPKPPADKPKGAEEKPPTPVRGCPPFYPTGVCCNCKPCSEGRGGSPCHHGCGIPCQPPSHDGYVRLVPSFGGWTSGCRCNRSCGGCRCEIFSKENPTCTIL